Proteins encoded together in one Candidatus Binatia bacterium window:
- a CDS encoding SpoIID/LytB domain-containing protein, translating into MASALIALASGLAGAAEPSPFTSTFVARWNLTHGRYLVDIGEYLEAIEAFDTAIEMADAAEVRSDAQLQKASVLSLFLDAPDESVAVYEALLARDPASAAAEAALLRAGMVLFDRGQYARAATYFDRYVQRYPNGASRGSAEFLLRQSRARSETAPAPSIALPTATASPALPPSPTAVPGRIPTETARSTHVPTAAAPAATPTAPVSPRPTPVAAPAALPPSIEEVRIRVFKGHKNVRIEADSTLTLTPALAGGRAVELTARGGLVSVDGQEGVPEVTIGAERDLTLRAGGSVRRYRGRLTVRADGGTLLIVNRVGIEEYLYGVVTKESAASWPPEALQTQAIASRTYALYQVQHRRERGWDMVDDEGSQVYGGVDGESASGRRAVDQTRGQVLVYRGRPIYAMFTSNTGWYTGDPKFIFDQPLPYLNAVPDPYSPSEQLGRWTRTYSTEQMRRALGDIGVRLGPIRAIEPRVTCPSGRIVRVAIEDDSGAHLMRTRPTLGRALKLPEILVEIRRDGDRFVFAGGGFGHGVGLSQWGAKNMASKGHTARDILAFYYRGAELTTLTGEP; encoded by the coding sequence GTGGCAAGCGCGCTCATCGCCCTCGCCTCCGGCCTCGCCGGTGCCGCGGAGCCGAGCCCGTTCACCTCCACCTTCGTCGCACGCTGGAACCTGACCCACGGCAGATATCTGGTCGATATCGGCGAGTACCTGGAAGCGATCGAGGCCTTCGACACGGCGATCGAGATGGCGGATGCCGCGGAAGTACGAAGCGATGCGCAGCTCCAGAAGGCCTCGGTGCTCTCTCTGTTTCTCGACGCTCCCGACGAGTCGGTTGCGGTGTACGAAGCGCTGCTGGCGCGCGACCCTGCCTCGGCCGCCGCCGAGGCGGCGCTGTTGCGTGCGGGCATGGTTCTCTTCGACCGCGGTCAGTACGCGCGCGCCGCCACCTATTTCGACCGCTACGTGCAGCGCTATCCCAACGGCGCCTCGCGCGGCAGCGCGGAGTTCCTGCTGCGCCAGAGTCGCGCACGCAGCGAGACCGCACCGGCACCGTCGATCGCATTGCCGACCGCGACTGCATCACCGGCCTTACCGCCCAGCCCGACGGCGGTGCCCGGCCGCATTCCCACCGAGACTGCGCGCTCGACGCACGTGCCGACTGCCGCTGCCCCGGCCGCCACGCCAACGGCGCCGGTGAGTCCGCGGCCAACCCCGGTTGCCGCGCCGGCTGCGCTGCCCCCGTCCATCGAGGAAGTCCGAATCCGCGTGTTCAAGGGGCACAAGAACGTGCGCATCGAAGCCGACAGCACGCTGACGCTGACTCCCGCGCTCGCCGGCGGGCGCGCCGTCGAGCTCACCGCGCGTGGCGGACTCGTCAGTGTGGACGGGCAAGAGGGAGTTCCCGAGGTGACCATCGGTGCGGAACGCGACCTGACGCTGCGCGCCGGCGGCAGTGTGCGTCGTTACCGCGGTCGTCTTACGGTGCGCGCCGACGGAGGAACGCTGCTGATTGTCAATCGCGTTGGCATCGAGGAGTACCTGTACGGCGTCGTCACCAAGGAGTCGGCAGCGTCGTGGCCGCCGGAAGCGCTCCAGACGCAGGCCATCGCCTCGCGCACGTACGCCCTGTATCAAGTGCAGCATCGCCGGGAACGCGGATGGGACATGGTCGACGACGAGGGCTCGCAGGTCTACGGGGGCGTCGATGGCGAGAGTGCGTCGGGACGGCGGGCGGTCGACCAGACACGCGGCCAGGTGCTGGTTTACCGCGGTCGACCGATCTATGCGATGTTCACGTCTAACACCGGGTGGTACACTGGCGATCCGAAATTCATCTTCGATCAGCCGCTGCCCTATTTGAATGCGGTGCCAGACCCATACAGCCCGAGTGAACAATTGGGGCGATGGACTCGTACCTACAGTACAGAGCAGATGCGGCGGGCGCTGGGCGACATCGGCGTGCGGCTCGGACCCATTCGCGCCATCGAGCCGCGCGTCACCTGCCCGTCAGGCCGCATCGTTCGCGTGGCGATCGAGGACGATAGCGGCGCCCACCTCATGCGGACACGTCCCACGCTCGGCCGTGCCCTCAAGCTGCCCGAGATTCTCGTGGAGATACGTCGCGACGGGGATCGCTTCGTCTTCGCCGGCGGCGGCTTCGGCCACGGCGTCGGCCTGTCGCAATGGGGCGCGAAGAACATGGCAAGCAAGGGACATACGGCGCGCGACATCCTGGCCTTCTACTACCGGGGCGCAGAGCTGACGACGCTGACCGGCGAACCATAG
- a CDS encoding LPP20 family lipoprotein, which produces MKRVGIVLVGLSLALATARAASEEAAAVPREVRDSTQIFTERMMVVKGEGAAPSDRPLSGGQKRLMALRAAKVIALRELAETLSGVRVAGETCVQDAAAKSDQVKAAVDGVVRGAEVVHESYDERTEVGTVYVRISLDGPNGLARSLLPKMIEQKAIDIPAAPKFVPPPAAPPPAGATVVDALIVDAKGRDFRPALVNRIVAGNGSVLFEPSKIAPEILAKKGCGDYTDDLGKARAILASHGAKSPLVIQVTSVVRSTDAQISEGDAAAIFTANQKGNFLEAAQVVFVL; this is translated from the coding sequence ATGAAACGTGTGGGAATAGTGCTCGTGGGGTTGAGTCTCGCACTCGCGACGGCGCGCGCCGCATCCGAAGAGGCTGCGGCTGTTCCCAGGGAGGTCCGCGATTCCACGCAGATCTTCACCGAACGGATGATGGTCGTGAAGGGCGAGGGAGCGGCACCGTCGGATCGCCCGCTCAGTGGCGGCCAGAAGCGCCTCATGGCACTGCGGGCCGCGAAAGTGATCGCACTGCGCGAGCTTGCCGAGACACTTTCGGGCGTGCGCGTTGCCGGGGAAACCTGCGTCCAGGACGCGGCCGCCAAGAGCGACCAGGTGAAGGCCGCGGTGGACGGCGTAGTGCGCGGTGCCGAGGTCGTGCACGAGTCGTATGACGAGCGCACCGAGGTCGGGACGGTATACGTGCGCATCAGTCTCGACGGACCCAACGGATTGGCGCGCAGTCTGCTGCCCAAGATGATCGAACAGAAGGCGATCGACATCCCTGCGGCACCGAAGTTCGTTCCACCGCCCGCCGCACCACCGCCCGCCGGCGCGACGGTCGTGGACGCGCTCATCGTGGACGCCAAGGGAAGGGACTTCCGCCCGGCGCTGGTCAACCGCATCGTCGCCGGCAACGGCAGCGTGCTCTTCGAGCCGAGCAAGATCGCGCCCGAGATCCTCGCCAAGAAAGGCTGCGGCGATTACACCGACGATCTGGGCAAAGCCAGGGCCATCCTCGCCAGTCATGGCGCCAAGAGCCCGTTGGTCATTCAGGTCACCTCGGTGGTACGTTCGACTGACGCGCAGATCTCGGAGGGCGATGCGGCGGCGATCTTCACCGCGAATCAGAAAGGCAACTTCCTCGAGGCTGCCCAGGTCGTGTTCGTGTTGTGA